The Stigmatella erecta sequence GCTGCCGGTGGTCAGGTCACGTCCGAAGCCCTGTGGCATGCGCGGCAGCCTGTACCCGGGCCCGTGCGCGCGCACCGGTTTTCGGGCCTGGGTGTCCGGAAGTCACTGCGCTGCCAGGGCGTCCGGGCGCAGGGCGGCGCGGGGCGCGTCCTCCGCGAGCGCCGCCACGCACAGCCGCAGCAGGGCAATCCACACCAGGTCCGCCAGCAGCAGGTGGACGAGCTGCATCCACACCGGGGCGAGCAGCACCAGGTTGGTGAGCCCCGCGCCCAGCTGCACCGCGTACAGCACGGTGAGCTGCGTGGCCGAGCGCCGCACGTCCGCCGAGGGCCGCAGCCGGGCCAGCACGTTGCCCACCGCCACCAGCAGCGCGCCCAGCCCCACCGCCAGCAGCGGGTGCAGCACGCGCAGCCTCAGCAGGATGTGCGCCGTCTCGGACATGTCCTGCCGCAAGCCCTCCGTGAAGCTCGTGGCCGGAAAGAGCGTGTCCCCCAGCGCGGCGATGGCCCCCGTCACCCCCAGCAGCAGCAGCCCGGCCAGGGCCCCGCCCGCGAGCGCGCCGGCGAGCCCCTGGCCGCGCAGCACCCAGCGCGAGCGCCCGCCGGCCCACCACGCGGTGAGCGCCTGGGCACCCACGAGCAGGAACGTGTTGATGAGGTGAATGGCCATCCAGTACGCGCGCGCGATGGACGGGTTGTCCGCCACGTACTTCAAGAGGACGATGCCCGCGCCGACGGCCGCCTCCGTCAGCATGAAGACGAGCGAGAGCACCGAGGCCAGGCGCACCGGGTGCCCCTTGGCGTGGGCGCGCAGGCCCCAGACGCACATCACCAAGGCCAGCACCAGCGCCAGCCCGCTCGTCACCCGGTGCGTGTACTCGATGAGCGTGGCCACGGTGGGCGCGCGCGGCACCACCACCCCGTTGCACTGGGGCCAGTGGTCCCCGCAGCCCGCCCCCGAGCCCGTGGCGCGCACGAAGGCGCCCCACAGCACCACGGCCAGTGTGTAGGCGAGGACGGCGTAGCTGAAGACCTGGAAGCGGCGGGACGAAGCGGGGACGTTCATCGGAGGACCGGCTCGGAAAGGCGAAGGGCTTCTGCCTAGCGCACTTCGCGCCCGGATGCCTCCTGGCCCCCGCCGGGGCCCCGCGCCGGGGCCATCACCGCCATCAGTTGG is a genomic window containing:
- a CDS encoding COX15/CtaA family protein produces the protein MNVPASSRRFQVFSYAVLAYTLAVVLWGAFVRATGSGAGCGDHWPQCNGVVVPRAPTVATLIEYTHRVTSGLALVLALVMCVWGLRAHAKGHPVRLASVLSLVFMLTEAAVGAGIVLLKYVADNPSIARAYWMAIHLINTFLLVGAQALTAWWAGGRSRWVLRGQGLAGALAGGALAGLLLLGVTGAIAALGDTLFPATSFTEGLRQDMSETAHILLRLRVLHPLLAVGLGALLVAVGNVLARLRPSADVRRSATQLTVLYAVQLGAGLTNLVLLAPVWMQLVHLLLADLVWIALLRLCVAALAEDAPRAALRPDALAAQ